The following proteins come from a genomic window of Larimichthys crocea isolate SSNF chromosome III, L_crocea_2.0, whole genome shotgun sequence:
- the opn3 gene encoding opsin-3 produces the protein MNPANETSAERSTEQYVFTVGTYKLLAFTIGTIGVFGFCNNVVVIVLYCKFKRLRTPTNLLLVNISLSDFLVSVFGVNFTFASCVKGGWTWSQAACIWDGFCNSLFGIVSIMTLAALAYERYIRVVHAQVVDFPWAWRAIGHIWLYSLAWTGAPLLGWNRYTLEIHQLGCSLDWASKDPNDASFILFFLLACFFVPVGIMIYCYGNILYTVQMLRSIQDLQTVQIIKILRYEKKVAVMFFLMITCFLLCWTPYAVVSMMEAFGRKNMVSPTVAIIPSFFAKSSTAYNPLIYVFMSRKFRRCLLQLLCSRLSWPQSLKERPLAPVERPIRPIVMSRACSARDRPKKRVTFSSSSIVFIITSDDFHHLDVTSKTGDSTEVNVIQVRPL, from the exons ATGAATCCTGCCAACGAAACCAGCGCCGAGAGAAGTACAGAACAATATGTTTTCACAGTGGGCACCTACAAACTTCTCGCTTTTACCATCGGCACTATTGGAGTATTCGGCTTTTGTAACAACGTTGTTGTCATCGTACTCTACTGTAAATTCAAGAGGCTGCGGACGCCCACTAATCTGTTACTGGTCAACATAAGTTTGAGTGATTTTCTGGTGTCGGTCTTCGGTGTAAACTTTACGTTTGCTTCGTGCGTCAAAGGCGGGTGGACTTGGAGCCAGGCGGCATGCATCTGGGACGGCTTCTGCAACAGCTTATTtg GAATCGTTTCCATCATGACTTTGGCTGCTCTGGCCTATGAGCGCTATATCCGGGTGGTCCATGCGCAGGTGGTGGACTTCCCCTGGGCGTGGCGTGCCATCGGCCACATCTGGTTGTACTCTCTGGCTTGGACGGGGGCTCCTCTGCTGGGGTGGAACCGCTACACGCTGGAAATCCACCAACTGGGCTGTTCTCTGGACTGGGCATCTAAGGACCCAAATGATGCCTCattcatcctcttcttcctcctggcCTGTTTCTTTGTGCCAGTGGGAATCATGATCTACTGCTACGGAAACATCCTCTATACAGTGCAAATG CTGCGCTCCATCCAGGACCTCCAGACAGTTCAAATCATCAAGATCTTGCGGTACGAGAAGAAGGTCGCCGTTATGTTTTTCCTCATGATCAcctgtttcctgttgtgttGGACGCCCTATGCTGTAGTGTCCATGATGGAGGCCTTTGGCAGGAAGAACATGGTGTCTCCCACAGTAGCCATCATCCCCTCATTCTTTGCAAAGTCCAGTACAGCCTACAATCCCCTCATCTACGTGTTTATGAGCAGAAAG TTCCGGCGCTGtttgctgcagctgctctgttcACGGCTCTCTTGGCCTCAAAGCCTAAAAGAGCGGCCCCTTGCTCCAGTTGAACGTCCCATCCGACCGATCGTCATGTCTAGGGCGTGCAGTGCCAGAGACCGGCCCAAGAAGAGGGTGACTTTCAGCTCCTCATCGAtcgtcttcatcatcaccagcGATGACTTCCACCACCTGGATGTGACTTCCAAGACTGGAGATTCCACAGAGGTTAATGTCATTCAAGTGAGGCCATTGTGA